Proteins encoded within one genomic window of Salipaludibacillus agaradhaerens:
- a CDS encoding SDR family oxidoreductase, translating to MDLGLQGKNVLVLASSKGLGKAVAKAYADSGANVMITSRNVTNAKTAAEELAKTAEGKIDYLPCDVTLKEDVKRLVEETAARLGGIDVLVNNAGGPPPGTFESVTEEEWAKGYDLTLMSTVRAIKHALPYLKQSKGKIITITSASMKEPIDGLLLSNVYRMGIVGLSKTLAKEFAPYGVLINTVGPGRINTDRLKALDEARAEKTGEPVEQIKETVEASIPLGRYGDPEEFAKTILFLGSDLNTYVTGQMFVVDGGMTNAY from the coding sequence ATGGATTTAGGTCTACAAGGGAAAAATGTTCTCGTTCTCGCATCAAGCAAAGGGCTTGGAAAAGCCGTTGCTAAAGCTTATGCAGATTCAGGTGCCAACGTCATGATCACGAGCCGGAATGTCACAAACGCAAAAACAGCAGCTGAGGAATTAGCTAAGACTGCCGAAGGGAAAATCGATTATCTCCCTTGCGATGTGACACTTAAAGAAGATGTAAAAAGGTTAGTGGAAGAAACAGCAGCACGTCTAGGAGGAATTGATGTCCTCGTAAATAATGCGGGTGGTCCACCACCGGGAACATTTGAAAGCGTCACTGAGGAAGAGTGGGCGAAAGGGTATGACTTAACGTTAATGAGTACTGTGAGAGCGATTAAACATGCCTTACCTTACCTAAAGCAATCTAAAGGGAAAATTATCACGATTACATCAGCCTCTATGAAAGAGCCGATTGACGGCTTGTTGTTATCAAATGTGTATCGGATGGGGATTGTAGGATTATCAAAGACGTTAGCAAAGGAGTTTGCACCGTATGGGGTGCTGATTAATACTGTCGGTCCAGGGAGAATTAACACGGATAGATTAAAAGCTTTAGATGAAGCACGAGCTGAAAAAACAGGGGAACCGGTAGAACAAATTAAAGAAACGGTAGAAGCGTCCATTCCATTAGGGCGCTACGGAGATCCTGAAGAATTTGCTAAGACCATTTTATTTTTAGGATCAGACCTTAACACATATGTCACAGGTCAAATGTTTGTAGTCGACGGTGGTATGACAAACGCTTATTAA
- a CDS encoding glycoside hydrolase family 13 protein, whose amino-acid sequence MGKVWWKEGVGYQVYPRSFQDSNGDGFGDLQGIVQRLDYLKDLGIDFIWLSPMYKSPLDDNGYDISDYQEILEEFGTMGDFDALLNEVHARGMRLIIDLVLNHTSDEHPWFIESRQSKENDKRDWYIWRDGRDGKEPNNWESIFGGSAWEFNEQTNDYFLHVFSKKQPDLNWENPEVRETLYDTVNWWLKKGIDGFRIDAISHIKKRPGLPDMPHEEDKKYVPSFDMHMNQEGIMTFLQEFRDKTYGQYPNAMTVGEANGVTVEEAPQWAGDAGVMDMVFQFEHLDLWDQEGKKGLDVVAVKKALTRWQKALEHDGWNALFIENHDKARVVSTWGNDTDYWRESATSLAAMYFLMKGTPYIYQGQEIGMTNGYFTDIEDYDDVAAKNLYREQTAAGMPAKDVLKLLARTSRDNSRTPMQWSADPNAGFTEGTPWLKVNPNFKKVNVANQLEDEQSILHFYKKLIQLKKNYALFPYGSYDLLLEDDEQIIAYKRQLNDKIAIIISNLSPSEAEWRSEDNNLTLTSEELVLANYDVTPHGSLTSFKLKPYEARVYIF is encoded by the coding sequence ATGGGGAAAGTTTGGTGGAAGGAAGGCGTAGGCTATCAAGTCTACCCTCGTAGTTTTCAAGATAGTAACGGTGACGGTTTCGGTGACCTACAAGGGATCGTTCAGCGACTTGATTATTTGAAAGATTTAGGTATCGATTTTATTTGGCTCAGTCCAATGTATAAATCACCGTTAGATGATAACGGTTATGATATTTCAGATTATCAAGAAATATTAGAGGAATTCGGAACGATGGGTGATTTCGATGCCCTTCTCAACGAAGTCCATGCACGCGGTATGCGACTTATTATTGATTTAGTGCTTAATCATACGAGTGATGAGCACCCGTGGTTTATTGAATCTCGTCAATCAAAAGAGAATGATAAACGTGACTGGTATATTTGGCGTGATGGGCGTGATGGCAAAGAACCTAATAATTGGGAAAGTATCTTCGGAGGCTCTGCCTGGGAATTTAATGAGCAAACGAATGACTACTTTTTACATGTATTTTCTAAGAAACAGCCTGATTTAAATTGGGAAAACCCAGAAGTAAGAGAGACACTTTACGACACCGTCAATTGGTGGCTTAAAAAGGGGATTGACGGCTTTCGTATCGACGCTATCAGTCACATTAAAAAACGACCAGGGCTACCTGATATGCCTCATGAAGAGGATAAAAAATATGTTCCTTCCTTTGATATGCATATGAATCAAGAGGGAATTATGACGTTTTTGCAAGAGTTCAGGGATAAAACTTACGGGCAATATCCTAACGCGATGACAGTTGGAGAAGCGAATGGTGTCACAGTAGAGGAAGCACCGCAGTGGGCTGGGGATGCCGGTGTTATGGACATGGTTTTTCAGTTCGAGCATTTAGATTTATGGGATCAAGAAGGCAAGAAAGGGTTAGATGTGGTAGCAGTCAAAAAAGCGCTCACAAGATGGCAAAAGGCGCTTGAACATGATGGCTGGAATGCTCTGTTTATTGAAAATCATGATAAAGCTCGAGTTGTGTCTACGTGGGGGAACGATACCGATTATTGGCGTGAAAGTGCAACATCTTTGGCTGCCATGTACTTCCTCATGAAGGGGACCCCATATATTTATCAAGGGCAAGAAATCGGGATGACAAATGGTTATTTCACTGACATTGAGGATTATGATGATGTAGCAGCAAAAAATTTGTACAGAGAGCAAACAGCTGCTGGCATGCCAGCAAAAGACGTATTGAAACTTCTTGCTCGCACGTCACGAGATAACAGTCGTACACCTATGCAATGGTCCGCTGATCCGAATGCTGGCTTTACTGAGGGAACACCTTGGCTAAAAGTGAACCCCAATTTTAAAAAGGTGAATGTGGCAAATCAATTAGAGGATGAGCAATCAATCTTACACTTTTATAAAAAATTAATCCAGCTTAAAAAGAATTATGCATTATTTCCTTATGGAAGCTATGATTTACTACTGGAAGACGATGAGCAAATTATTGCATACAAACGGCAATTAAACGACAAAATAGCGATCATCATATCTAATTTGTCCCCTTCTGAGGCTGAATGGAGAAGTGAGGATAATAACTTAACATTAACAAGTGAGGAACTCGTTCTTGCTAATTATGATGTGACGCCCCATGGTTCTCTCACCTCTTTTAAGCTAAAACCTTATGAAGCTAGAGTCTATATTTTTTAA